A genomic segment from Gilvibacter sp. SZ-19 encodes:
- a CDS encoding NAD(P)H-hydrate dehydratase: protein MNIFSTEQLYQADAITIQKQELGPTDLMERAGTQVFNWLHSRMQGAQVPVRIFCGIGNNGGDGLVLARHLIQHGYNVHTYVVNCSDKRSKNFLINYDRVKQVTKKWPTLIRSEADFPEIHRDDVVVDAIFGIGLNRCMEGWVKAMVQHLNSAGAFILAIDMPSGLYPNAPIEDPDAVVKANHTLSFQTPKLSFFMPSTGVYTNTWEAMDIGLDPEFLMTQPPIATLLHKQHILSWYQPRAKFSYKGTFGHSMLVGGSKGKVGAVVLATQAALRAGSGLATAHVPACGLTVMQTAVPEAMASSADENAFLDSIPQSEEHTYGIGMGMGMEEATKNALIGFLEQQKNPVVLDADALNLLATSPEFYEKIPAQSVLTPHPGELKRLLGEWTDDFDKVEKAKAFAAKYNLVLLIKGAHTCICFEQGMLINPTGNPGMATAGSGDVLAGMITGLMAQGYPSWQAAAMGVYLHGSAGDIAVQQLGYQALLASDITLNIGNAFIELFKPEQAPQQEEAQED, encoded by the coding sequence ATGAACATATTTTCAACAGAACAATTATACCAGGCAGATGCCATAACCATTCAAAAACAAGAATTGGGGCCAACCGACCTAATGGAACGGGCAGGCACTCAAGTTTTTAATTGGTTACACAGCAGAATGCAAGGGGCTCAGGTTCCTGTTCGGATTTTTTGTGGTATAGGTAATAACGGTGGAGATGGCTTGGTCTTGGCCAGACATCTCATTCAGCACGGTTATAATGTTCACACTTATGTGGTCAACTGTAGTGACAAACGTTCAAAAAACTTTTTGATCAACTACGACAGAGTTAAGCAAGTCACTAAAAAGTGGCCTACACTTATAAGATCGGAGGCAGATTTTCCAGAAATACACCGCGATGATGTGGTAGTGGATGCTATTTTCGGCATTGGTCTGAATCGCTGTATGGAAGGCTGGGTAAAGGCCATGGTGCAACACCTTAACAGTGCAGGTGCCTTTATACTAGCAATCGATATGCCGAGTGGGCTTTATCCGAATGCGCCTATTGAAGACCCGGATGCAGTTGTAAAGGCGAACCACACCTTGAGTTTCCAAACGCCCAAGCTGTCGTTTTTTATGCCGTCCACAGGAGTTTACACCAACACCTGGGAAGCCATGGATATCGGCTTGGATCCGGAGTTTCTTATGACACAACCGCCTATAGCGACCTTATTACACAAACAGCATATTTTGAGTTGGTATCAACCTCGAGCAAAATTCTCCTACAAGGGTACTTTTGGTCACAGTATGTTGGTAGGTGGCAGCAAAGGAAAGGTCGGGGCAGTAGTGCTAGCTACGCAAGCAGCTTTAAGAGCAGGTAGCGGTTTAGCCACAGCTCATGTGCCTGCCTGCGGACTCACGGTTATGCAGACCGCTGTGCCAGAGGCTATGGCGTCTAGTGCCGATGAGAATGCATTTTTGGACAGTATTCCACAAAGTGAAGAACACACCTACGGTATCGGTATGGGCATGGGGATGGAAGAAGCCACTAAAAACGCATTGATCGGCTTTTTAGAACAACAGAAGAATCCGGTTGTTTTAGATGCAGATGCATTGAACCTTTTGGCTACCTCACCAGAATTCTACGAAAAGATCCCAGCGCAGTCTGTGCTGACTCCTCATCCAGGAGAATTAAAGCGACTTTTAGGAGAGTGGACAGACGACTTTGACAAAGTTGAAAAGGCCAAAGCATTTGCTGCCAAATACAATTTGGTGCTGCTTATTAAAGGAGCGCATACCTGTATTTGTTTCGAGCAGGGAATGCTTATCAACCCAACTGGGAACCCAGGAATGGCAACCGCAGGAAGCGGAGATGTTCTGGCCGGAATGATCACTGGACTAATGGCGCAAGGTTACCCAAGTTGGCAAGCGGCTGCCATGGGTGTTTACCTACACGGAAGCGCCGGAGATATTGCGGTCCAGCAATTGGGATATCAAGCGCTATTGGCTTCGGATATTACTTTGAATATTGGCAACGCATTCATTGAATTGTTTAAGCCTGAGCAGGCTCCGCAGCAAGAAGAAGCACAAGAAGATTAA
- the gcvT gene encoding glycine cleavage system aminomethyltransferase GcvT — MKNTALTETHQALGAKMVPFAGYNMPVSYEGVNIEHETVRNAVGVFDVSHMGEFLVSGPNALALIQKVCSNDAAKLTVGKAQYSCFPNEDGGIVDDLIVYRVKDEEYLLVVNASNIEKDWAWINKHNSMGATLRDISEDYSLLAIQGPKAVEAMQSLSSVDLASIKFYNFVVGDFAGIEHTIISATGYTGSGGFEIYCKNSEVKQVWDKVLEAGADYGIKPVGLAARDTLRLEMGYCLYGNDIDDTTSPIEAGLGWITKFTKDFINSEALKDQKERTPERKLVGFELEDRGIPRQGYDIVDGNGKTVGNVTSGTMSPSLKKGIGMGYVPAVMADPGTRIHIQIRKNAVPATVVKLPFYKG, encoded by the coding sequence TTGAAAAATACTGCACTTACTGAAACGCATCAGGCACTCGGCGCCAAAATGGTACCCTTTGCCGGTTACAATATGCCAGTCTCTTATGAAGGCGTAAACATAGAACACGAAACTGTTAGAAATGCCGTTGGGGTGTTCGATGTTTCTCATATGGGCGAATTTTTAGTGAGTGGTCCAAATGCTTTGGCCTTGATACAGAAAGTATGTTCTAACGATGCGGCTAAACTCACCGTTGGTAAGGCGCAGTACAGCTGTTTCCCGAATGAAGACGGTGGAATTGTAGACGATCTTATTGTTTACCGTGTTAAAGACGAGGAATACTTATTGGTTGTAAACGCCTCGAATATCGAAAAGGACTGGGCTTGGATAAACAAGCACAACAGCATGGGAGCTACTTTACGCGACATTAGCGAAGACTATTCCCTGCTCGCCATTCAAGGGCCAAAAGCGGTAGAAGCCATGCAGTCGCTAAGCAGCGTTGACTTGGCATCTATCAAATTCTACAATTTTGTTGTGGGCGATTTTGCTGGTATTGAGCACACCATAATCTCTGCTACAGGATATACCGGTAGCGGCGGATTTGAGATCTATTGCAAGAACAGTGAAGTAAAACAAGTTTGGGATAAGGTCTTGGAAGCTGGAGCAGACTACGGGATCAAACCTGTCGGGCTTGCTGCACGTGACACCCTGCGCTTAGAAATGGGCTACTGCCTCTACGGAAACGATATAGACGATACCACTTCTCCTATCGAGGCCGGACTCGGTTGGATCACTAAGTTCACCAAGGACTTTATAAACTCCGAAGCCTTAAAAGATCAAAAAGAAAGAACTCCGGAGCGCAAACTCGTAGGATTCGAATTAGAAGATCGCGGGATTCCACGTCAAGGCTATGATATAGTCGATGGCAACGGTAAGACAGTAGGAAATGTGACCAGTGGTACTATGTCGCCTTCGCTTAAAAAAGGGATTGGCATGGGTTATGTACCTGCCGTTATGGCCGATCCGGGAACGCGTATCCACATTCAGATAAGAAAGAATGCAGTGCCGGCCACTGTAGTAAAACTTCCGTTTTATAAAGGATAG
- a CDS encoding sugar nucleotide-binding protein: MRRILILGASGYLGRISYKELTPYFDLHGTYFSSKDYTENQVMHYFDLEKDSVTDLLKSLSPTTVIYALAGPQRAQQQTLKILVEYCRATGAHLILFSGVAVFDAVRSHASYETDKQLPQSIQGKHLSQLERIVMDLPESLYSILRLPLLLGPSAPLIKQLQAAHAHKAHFELHPNEIIGINTEQELARQLHYIVNRKATGVFHLSSTDLIHHSDLFIELAQKLGLQPMAFSYNYSSNEDEYRALLPKYNKLPAHYRSSVAQLINQVVLNEEISTLSPKNS; this comes from the coding sequence GTGCGTCGGATTCTGATACTTGGAGCTAGTGGTTATTTAGGGCGGATCTCCTACAAGGAACTCACCCCATACTTTGATCTACACGGCACTTATTTTTCCTCAAAAGACTATACTGAAAATCAGGTCATGCATTACTTTGACCTGGAAAAGGATTCCGTAACTGACTTACTTAAAAGTTTAAGCCCAACAACGGTTATTTATGCCCTAGCCGGGCCACAGCGGGCGCAGCAGCAAACCCTAAAGATCCTTGTGGAATATTGCCGTGCAACGGGAGCACATCTCATACTCTTCTCTGGAGTCGCTGTGTTTGATGCCGTGCGCTCTCATGCCAGTTATGAGACCGACAAGCAATTGCCGCAATCTATCCAGGGCAAACACCTAAGTCAGCTGGAGCGTATAGTGATGGACCTGCCAGAGTCCTTGTACAGTATCTTGCGATTACCTTTGCTTTTAGGGCCTAGCGCTCCGCTTATAAAACAACTGCAAGCCGCTCATGCTCACAAAGCACATTTTGAGTTACATCCCAATGAGATCATTGGCATCAATACCGAGCAAGAACTTGCCAGACAACTGCATTATATTGTGAATCGCAAGGCTACGGGAGTATTTCATTTAAGCAGTACGGATTTGATCCACCACAGTGACCTGTTTATAGAGCTGGCCCAAAAATTGGGATTGCAACCCATGGCATTTTCTTACAATTACAGCTCCAATGAAGATGAATACCGTGCACTCTTGCCCAAATACAATAAACTACCTGCACACTACAGAAGTTCTGTGGCACAATTGATCAATCAAGTCGTACTCAACGAAGAAATAAGTACCTTAAGCCCTAAGAACTCCTAA
- a CDS encoding 4a-hydroxytetrahydrobiopterin dehydratase, translated as MKLSETEIEKALTELPQWKYTEGFLKTEIVCKDFKSAFALMTRISFEAEALNHHPNWENVYNRIAIALQTHDAGGITSADIELAKRINALRGSI; from the coding sequence ATGAAACTTTCGGAAACAGAAATAGAAAAGGCGCTTACAGAGCTACCGCAATGGAAGTACACAGAAGGGTTTCTCAAGACAGAGATAGTCTGTAAGGATTTTAAATCTGCCTTTGCGCTAATGACGCGAATTTCATTTGAGGCTGAGGCACTGAATCACCATCCGAACTGGGAGAATGTCTACAACCGCATAGCAATCGCCTTGCAAACCCACGACGCTGGCGGGATCACCTCCGCAGATATAGAACTTGCCAAACGCATTAACGCCCTTAGGGGTTCAATCTAA
- a CDS encoding M48 family metallopeptidase yields the protein MTFWFGRLAYYSFLNADDLWSFVLAGGYAFICLFLVKSLFFLNKKVENPMQRFVTQEEEPVLFDYLYKLADEAKAPRPHKVFLTSRVNASVSYDLSLINLIIPSKKNLEIGLGLLNVLSLGEFKAVLAHEFGHFAQRSMLLGRYVYVAQQIAARIVGKRDAFDQLLNVISSIDIRVAWIGWILSILVWAVRSLIETCFSVVAIAERALSREMEFQADLVAVSLTGSDALIHALHRLQVADEAYNNALSFVNVQLGQKKTLANMYTIQSQYIKNMKQVLDDPLYGESPEVDTMDPANHRVFSSRAYNPPQMWATHPVDKDREDNAKRMYLASEIDNRKAEVLLSDPTAMEEEMTKRLIATANAKDLEMLSEEETLAAYQKEYFAWTFLDPKYASNFMNRYSFLNFDTVDSIYESSSVNINGLKGQLYTDALKSQLDQYQELQEEILALETSKHEVLTIEKRAIWHRGERIKRKDIDQILAKVQAEKQQLINSLKEHDKNCRLYYYEMANQLGGNWDKNLKALAHLIHYAEHAVADLNDSERKFNNTLSVALADGRVSSAEFSDILATANDYYKCFKAPYHDSTKIQLEPALLESIKADSYEALYEEFKLGWPDKQNMDSWINAASGWAAGARQNLQLLRNLALERLLDVEAMIEDAYWNKKALPEASLANKMIDTYKVLTPGNERKIQRKLKLWDRFMLGEGLFGAASKFAASVVLIGGALFLGSSTTSTELLIYNGLGIPVVVEAAGQELMIGAHTYDAIEVSYNTEYQLIINDPRGLPIETYAAQIGAPGRSYVYNVAGAALLVEYPVYYGYEGDDEPEYIGNPRLIDIKVDYLLQEPPNSIELSSTSRGAKKSALAAYSDLDAYDLVNEIPDSLQVKEMIFAHARWDSPSDAQLLNWLNMSSNYDDAEAMLRARIANYGEDVPSLRAIMIQADDDEKEAFCTSINEKYEQDPEDPDYLYMHIRCIDDELEKNGRYTDAFEQNTDHSWLAYASAYVYGQTDRWEASINAFEVARQEQGLSSLIAEDATRVLRLLALDPGFNPMKYSDYSSSLLEYYRALESGEIDGGDQNPNYAYYLIDRGDLEGAFEIAQNNESFGPYLKRLIAASDGASSSMKAAALALDGEEGMNPDTVWSAIGLAINEGQSYSEFLPTTERIGVETEEVQNFINAIVRKDYRAMNSIIADQEIYQKGYYYSLAISVLKDEVPAAWRQKANALLFASERPYIRLNP from the coding sequence TTGACCTTTTGGTTCGGCAGATTGGCTTATTATTCCTTTCTAAATGCTGATGACCTTTGGTCATTCGTATTGGCAGGTGGCTACGCCTTTATCTGTCTGTTCTTGGTCAAGTCACTCTTCTTTCTAAACAAGAAGGTGGAGAACCCCATGCAGCGGTTTGTGACCCAAGAAGAAGAACCAGTGCTGTTCGATTATTTATACAAATTGGCAGATGAGGCCAAAGCGCCACGGCCGCATAAGGTTTTCTTAACCAGTCGTGTAAATGCTAGTGTCTCTTACGATCTTTCGCTTATTAATTTGATCATTCCATCTAAAAAGAACTTAGAGATCGGTCTGGGACTGCTCAATGTGTTGAGTTTGGGAGAGTTCAAGGCGGTCTTGGCCCACGAATTCGGACATTTTGCACAGCGTTCCATGCTCTTGGGGCGTTATGTTTATGTCGCCCAGCAGATCGCGGCTAGAATTGTAGGCAAACGAGATGCTTTTGATCAACTGTTGAATGTTATTTCATCAATCGATATTCGCGTGGCTTGGATTGGATGGATCCTTTCTATTTTAGTTTGGGCGGTTCGCTCACTTATTGAGACTTGCTTTAGTGTGGTCGCTATTGCAGAACGTGCCTTGTCAAGAGAAATGGAGTTTCAGGCAGACTTGGTTGCGGTCTCGCTCACTGGAAGTGACGCTTTGATCCATGCTTTGCATCGCTTGCAAGTTGCGGATGAGGCCTATAATAACGCGCTCAGCTTTGTCAATGTTCAGCTCGGCCAAAAAAAGACCTTGGCCAATATGTACACCATTCAAAGTCAATACATAAAAAATATGAAGCAGGTTTTAGATGACCCGCTCTACGGAGAATCTCCAGAGGTCGACACTATGGATCCTGCCAATCATAGAGTATTTAGCTCAAGAGCTTATAATCCGCCGCAGATGTGGGCAACACATCCGGTAGATAAAGATCGCGAAGACAATGCCAAGCGCATGTATTTGGCTTCGGAGATAGACAATAGAAAAGCCGAGGTCTTGTTATCTGATCCTACAGCGATGGAAGAGGAAATGACCAAAAGACTAATCGCCACTGCCAATGCCAAGGACCTAGAAATGCTTTCGGAAGAGGAGACGCTAGCGGCCTATCAGAAGGAGTATTTCGCCTGGACCTTCTTGGATCCGAAGTACGCTTCTAACTTCATGAATCGTTATTCCTTCTTGAATTTTGATACGGTAGATTCTATTTACGAGAGCAGTTCGGTCAATATAAACGGGCTCAAGGGGCAGCTTTATACAGATGCCTTAAAGTCGCAACTGGATCAGTACCAAGAATTACAAGAGGAAATTCTGGCATTAGAGACCTCCAAACACGAGGTTTTGACCATAGAAAAACGCGCTATTTGGCACCGAGGTGAACGCATAAAGCGCAAAGATATAGACCAAATACTCGCTAAGGTTCAAGCAGAAAAGCAACAGCTAATCAATTCCCTCAAAGAGCACGATAAGAACTGTCGTCTTTATTATTACGAAATGGCCAATCAATTGGGTGGAAACTGGGATAAGAATCTCAAGGCCTTGGCACATTTGATCCACTATGCAGAGCACGCTGTTGCAGATCTCAACGATTCAGAACGCAAGTTTAACAACACCTTGAGTGTGGCTCTCGCAGATGGGCGTGTCTCCAGCGCTGAGTTCAGCGACATATTGGCTACTGCCAACGATTATTACAAGTGTTTTAAAGCACCTTATCACGACAGTACAAAGATCCAATTGGAGCCTGCCTTATTAGAATCCATTAAGGCAGACAGTTACGAGGCTTTATACGAGGAATTCAAACTGGGTTGGCCAGATAAACAAAACATGGATTCTTGGATCAACGCCGCTTCTGGTTGGGCAGCAGGCGCAAGACAAAATTTACAACTGCTCAGAAATCTTGCCTTAGAACGCTTGTTAGATGTCGAGGCTATGATAGAAGACGCCTATTGGAATAAGAAAGCGCTGCCAGAAGCTTCTTTGGCCAATAAAATGATAGATACCTACAAGGTTCTCACCCCTGGAAATGAGCGCAAGATCCAACGCAAACTAAAACTTTGGGATCGCTTTATGCTTGGAGAAGGCCTTTTTGGAGCTGCTTCTAAATTTGCCGCTTCAGTAGTGCTTATTGGAGGTGCGTTGTTTTTAGGAAGTTCTACCACGAGTACAGAACTTTTAATTTACAACGGTCTTGGGATTCCCGTTGTAGTGGAAGCCGCTGGGCAAGAGCTAATGATCGGTGCTCATACCTACGATGCCATAGAAGTAAGCTATAATACAGAATATCAACTAATTATCAATGATCCGCGAGGCTTGCCCATAGAGACCTATGCAGCTCAGATAGGTGCTCCAGGTAGATCTTATGTTTACAATGTTGCGGGAGCGGCACTACTTGTGGAGTATCCCGTTTATTACGGATACGAGGGAGATGACGAACCAGAGTACATAGGAAACCCTAGATTAATAGATATTAAGGTTGATTATCTATTGCAAGAACCGCCCAATTCGATCGAATTGTCCAGTACCAGCAGAGGTGCTAAGAAATCGGCCTTAGCGGCTTACAGTGACCTCGATGCTTACGATCTGGTCAATGAGATCCCAGACAGTTTACAGGTCAAAGAGATGATCTTTGCCCACGCTCGTTGGGACAGCCCTTCTGATGCGCAACTGTTGAATTGGCTCAATATGAGTTCCAATTATGACGATGCCGAAGCTATGCTGCGGGCTCGTATTGCGAATTACGGAGAAGATGTGCCTAGCTTAAGGGCTATAATGATCCAAGCGGATGATGACGAAAAAGAGGCTTTTTGTACAAGTATCAATGAAAAGTATGAGCAAGATCCTGAGGATCCAGATTATCTGTACATGCATATTCGCTGTATCGATGATGAGCTCGAAAAGAACGGAAGGTATACGGACGCTTTTGAACAGAATACAGATCATTCTTGGTTGGCTTATGCCTCAGCCTATGTTTATGGGCAGACAGATCGTTGGGAAGCTTCCATAAACGCCTTTGAAGTTGCTAGGCAAGAGCAGGGTCTTAGTAGTTTGATTGCCGAGGATGCTACGCGAGTTTTGCGTCTTTTGGCTTTAGACCCTGGTTTCAATCCAATGAAGTACAGTGATTATAGTAGTTCTTTACTAGAATACTACAGGGCTTTAGAGAGCGGAGAAATAGACGGGGGTGATCAAAACCCGAATTACGCTTATTATTTAATTGACCGGGGTGACCTGGAAGGCGCTTTTGAGATAGCTCAGAACAATGAATCCTTTGGTCCGTATTTAAAGCGATTGATCGCTGCCTCAGATGGCGCTAGTAGCAGCATGAAAGCTGCCGCCTTGGCTTTAGATGGGGAAGAAGGTATGAATCCAGATACGGTATGGAGTGCCATTGGCCTAGCCATAAACGAAGGCCAATCCTATTCGGAATTCTTGCCAACTACAGAGCGTATTGGGGTAGAAACAGAAGAGGTTCAAAACTTCATCAATGCAATAGTGCGCAAGGATTACAGGGCAATGAACTCCATAATCGCAGATCAGGAGATCTATCAGAAAGGGTATTATTATTCTCTTGCGATCTCTGTTTTGAAAGACGAAGTGCCAGCAGCGTGGAGACAAAAGGCAAACGCTTTGCTGTTCGCCTCAGAGAGACCTTATATTAGATTGAACCCCTAA
- a CDS encoding YebC/PmpR family DNA-binding transcriptional regulator: MGRAFEFRKARKMKRWAAMSKAFTRIGKDIVMAVKEGGPDPDANSKLRAVIQNAKSVNMPKDNIERAIKRASDKSQGDYKEVLFEGYAPHGIAILVETATDNNTRTVANIRSYFNKCDGSLGTSGSVVFMFDHTCNFRINGEGIDLEELELELIDHGVEEVFEDEDGVMIYAPFESFGAIQSALEEKGIEIIASGFERIPQVTKTLDAASKEDVEKLLEKIEEDDDVQNVYHNMNELD; this comes from the coding sequence ATGGGAAGAGCGTTTGAATTTAGAAAAGCACGTAAAATGAAGCGATGGGCGGCCATGTCCAAAGCCTTTACGCGAATTGGGAAAGACATTGTTATGGCCGTTAAAGAAGGCGGTCCTGATCCGGACGCCAATTCCAAACTGCGCGCGGTAATTCAAAATGCGAAGTCGGTCAATATGCCTAAGGACAATATTGAACGCGCCATTAAACGCGCTTCTGACAAGTCTCAAGGCGATTATAAGGAAGTCTTGTTCGAGGGTTATGCTCCCCACGGGATTGCCATTTTGGTAGAGACCGCTACAGACAACAATACCAGAACTGTTGCCAACATTCGCTCTTACTTTAACAAGTGTGACGGAAGTCTAGGTACTTCAGGATCTGTGGTCTTTATGTTCGATCACACCTGTAATTTCCGTATCAACGGCGAGGGGATCGATCTGGAAGAGCTCGAATTAGAACTTATAGATCACGGTGTTGAAGAGGTCTTTGAAGATGAGGATGGCGTTATGATCTATGCGCCTTTTGAAAGCTTCGGAGCGATACAATCTGCCTTAGAAGAAAAAGGGATCGAGATCATTGCCTCCGGTTTTGAACGCATTCCACAAGTGACCAAAACTCTGGATGCAGCCTCCAAAGAGGATGTGGAAAAACTCCTAGAAAAGATCGAAGAAGACGACGACGTTCAGAACGTTTACCACAATATGAACGAACTCGACTAA
- a CDS encoding 1-acyl-sn-glycerol-3-phosphate acyltransferase: protein MWFTKFIFHKLMGWKIQGSFDPEVKKSVVLVVPHTHWHDFTVGAYARRILKTKIHFVGKKELFKWPMGAYFRWMGGYPLDRTSGQNKVEAIAAIFDKHEEFRMAIAPEGTRKMVDTWKTGYFYIAMAAKVPIIAVAFDYKTKTVVVHPPYNLQGDLEADTAALMAKYKGVVGKIPEYTQNF from the coding sequence ATGTGGTTCACTAAATTCATTTTCCACAAACTCATGGGTTGGAAGATTCAAGGGAGCTTTGATCCGGAGGTCAAAAAATCTGTGGTCTTAGTAGTGCCGCATACGCATTGGCACGATTTCACCGTGGGAGCCTATGCCCGCAGAATTCTAAAGACCAAGATCCATTTTGTCGGTAAAAAGGAGCTCTTTAAGTGGCCCATGGGAGCTTATTTCCGGTGGATGGGAGGCTATCCGCTAGACAGAACCTCTGGGCAGAACAAGGTGGAAGCTATAGCAGCTATCTTTGATAAACACGAAGAATTCCGCATGGCTATTGCGCCAGAAGGTACCAGAAAAATGGTGGATACCTGGAAAACAGGTTACTTTTATATCGCTATGGCAGCCAAAGTACCAATAATTGCAGTTGCCTTTGATTATAAGACCAAAACGGTAGTGGTACATCCACCATACAATTTACAAGGTGATCTAGAGGCCGACACGGCTGCACTTATGGCCAAATACAAAGGAGTAGTAGGGAAGATCCCCGAATACACACAAAATTTTTAG
- a CDS encoding iron-containing alcohol dehydrogenase family protein produces MVPKVVFGTGSFDQLKQILTPQRKDRSPFIFLVDDVFENKTEFIDRITLEYNDKLIFVSTIEEPKTTQVDAIVNRIRAEYKQLPSGIIGIGGGSVLDLAKAVSILLTNPGGAADYQGWDLVTKKAVYHVGIPTISGTGAEVSRTCVLTGPEKKLGINSDFTPFDQVILDPDLCIGVPKNQWFYTGMDCFIHCVESLKGTFLNAFSQSYGEKAYDLCVELFLGDGITAEESRAKLMMASWHGGMSIAYSQVGVAHALSYGLGYVLGTKHGIGNCIVFNQLEEFYPEGVKLFKQMMAKHQIDLPKGICSQLTEAQMETMIDTALGLVPLWENALGDNWQEIATRDKLRELYLKM; encoded by the coding sequence ATGGTTCCCAAGGTGGTATTTGGCACGGGAAGTTTTGATCAGCTCAAGCAGATTCTGACACCGCAACGTAAAGACCGATCTCCTTTTATCTTTTTGGTAGACGATGTCTTTGAGAACAAGACCGAATTTATCGATAGAATCACTCTAGAATACAACGATAAACTCATTTTTGTGTCTACCATAGAAGAGCCTAAAACAACTCAAGTAGACGCTATAGTAAATCGCATACGCGCAGAGTACAAACAACTACCTTCTGGCATTATTGGTATTGGCGGCGGCTCTGTTTTAGATCTGGCCAAGGCCGTTTCTATACTCTTGACCAATCCCGGGGGCGCTGCGGACTATCAAGGTTGGGACTTGGTGACTAAAAAGGCAGTATACCACGTAGGAATCCCGACGATCTCAGGCACAGGGGCCGAAGTGTCTCGTACCTGCGTTTTGACCGGCCCGGAGAAGAAACTCGGCATCAATAGTGATTTCACACCCTTTGATCAAGTGATCTTGGATCCGGATCTGTGCATAGGTGTACCCAAGAATCAGTGGTTCTACACGGGCATGGACTGCTTTATCCATTGTGTTGAATCTTTAAAAGGAACTTTTCTGAATGCCTTTAGCCAGAGTTACGGCGAAAAGGCCTACGATCTGTGTGTGGAGCTATTTTTGGGCGATGGAATTACTGCGGAGGAGTCTCGTGCTAAACTCATGATGGCTTCTTGGCACGGCGGTATGAGCATTGCCTATTCACAAGTTGGTGTAGCGCACGCTTTGAGTTATGGTCTAGGTTATGTTTTGGGGACCAAACACGGCATAGGAAACTGCATTGTTTTTAATCAGCTGGAAGAATTCTATCCAGAAGGGGTAAAGCTCTTCAAGCAAATGATGGCCAAACATCAGATCGACCTACCCAAAGGAATTTGCTCTCAGCTTACCGAAGCTCAAATGGAAACCATGATCGACACGGCTTTAGGTTTGGTGCCGCTTTGGGAAAATGCCCTAGGTGACAATTGGCAAGAGATAGCAACCCGAGACAAACTGCGTGAACTCTACCTAAAAATGTAA